From a single Photobacterium gaetbulicola Gung47 genomic region:
- a CDS encoding putative transcription regulator protein (COG0583): MNFRQIEVFYAVMKTGSVSGAAKLLHVSQPNITRILAHTELQLGFPLFHRHKGRLIASHQALTLLPEAEKVYRQLGSLQSLTSKLQKGHTHLRVGAPPVLSTSLFPPVVARLSQDSAISAEISTGNQNELCDALLDNQLDFAISFGQVAPPRITSQVLVHTEMVALLPRDIPSTQNAMSIVALLELAPIIGLDARDPLGMAVKQSILHHRPDHQFQLSVRSYSTAAELVIQGMGIAVVDPWTAKSYQDKLAVHPLSEPLPVSVSLLFADNSPLSSTANQLIDLLRQCLSESPIVNSELSQF; encoded by the coding sequence GGCAGTGTTTCAGGTGCAGCTAAACTACTGCATGTCTCGCAACCAAATATTACCCGTATCCTTGCCCATACCGAGCTCCAGCTTGGCTTCCCTCTGTTTCACCGCCACAAAGGACGGTTAATTGCTTCACACCAAGCGCTTACCTTATTGCCAGAAGCCGAAAAGGTGTATCGCCAACTTGGCAGTCTTCAATCACTCACGAGCAAATTACAAAAAGGCCACACTCATTTACGTGTCGGTGCTCCGCCTGTTCTCTCAACGAGCTTATTCCCCCCCGTCGTCGCTAGGCTATCCCAAGACTCTGCCATCTCGGCTGAAATCTCAACTGGCAACCAAAATGAACTTTGCGACGCACTACTTGATAACCAACTTGATTTTGCTATCAGTTTTGGCCAAGTGGCTCCCCCGCGGATCACCAGTCAAGTACTCGTGCATACCGAAATGGTCGCATTATTGCCCAGGGATATCCCCAGCACACAAAACGCTATGTCAATTGTCGCTTTGCTTGAGTTGGCACCAATAATAGGCCTTGATGCGCGGGATCCTCTAGGGATGGCAGTTAAGCAGTCTATCCTACACCACCGCCCCGATCATCAGTTCCAACTTTCCGTGCGCTCATACTCCACGGCTGCAGAGTTGGTCATACAGGGGATGGGCATTGCGGTTGTTGATCCATGGACAGCAAAAAGCTACCAGGATAAGCTTGCAGTTCACCCGTTGTCTGAGCCGCTCCCCGTGTCTGTCAGCCTCTTATTTGCCGACAATTCCCCATTATCCTCTACGGCAAATCAGCTTATTGACCTGCTACGCCAATGCTTATCAGAGTCCCCGATCGTCAATAGTGAATTATCCCAATTCTAA